The genomic segment GGCCCGCACGGGATGTTGTGGGCGTTGAGCCGCTCCAGCACCTCCCACTTGGGGAGCGTGGACGACCACTCCTCGATGAGCTGGAACATCTTGTTGAGCTTGGGGAGCCGGGCCTCCGGTGTCGCCCACTCGGGGTCGTCCGCCAGTTCCGGCCGGCCGATGAGTTCGCTCATCGGCTGCCAGCCGACGGGCTGCACGATGACGTACACGTAGTCGTTCGGGCCGCCCGGCGCGCACTTGACCGCCCAGCCGGGCTGGCCGCCGCCGGACGCGTTCCCGGACCTGGGAACCTCGTCGCCGAAGTCGTCGTTGGGATATTCACGGAGCGGGCCATGTGTCAGCCGCTGCTGGTCCCTCAGCTTCACCCGGCAGAGGTTGAGGACCGCGTGCTGCATGGCCACATTGACCCGCTGACCGCGCCCGGTGTTCTCCCGCTGGTACAGCGCCGCGAGAATCCCCGCCACGGCGTGGATGCCCGTGCCCGAGTCCCCGATCTGGGCCCCCGTCGCCAGCGGCGGCCCGTCCTCGAAGCCGGTGGTCGCCATCGACCCGCCCATGGCCTGCGCGACGACCTCGTACGCCTTGAAGTTGGTGTACGGGCCGTCGCCGAACCCCTTGATGGAGGCATAGACGATCCGCGGATTGATCTCCTGGATGCGGTCCCAGGTGAAGCCCATGCGGTCGACCGCGCCGGGTCCGAAGTTCTCGACCATGACGTCGGAGCGCCGGATCAGCTCGGTGAGGATCTCCTTGCCGCGCTCGGTCTTGGTGTTGAGGGTGATGCTCCGTTTGTTGCAGTTGAGCATCGTGAAGTAGAGGGAGTCGACGTCCGGGAGGTCACGCAGCTGCTTGCGCGTGATGTCGCCGCTCGGCGCCTCCAGCTTCACCACGTCCGCGCCGAGCCAGGCGAGCAGCTGGGTGGCGGACGGGCCGGACTGGACGTGCGTCATGTCGAGGACGCGGATGCCTTCGAGAGCCTTGGTCGACGTTCCTGCGGTAGGGGTCATCGGGGGCACCTCACTTGTACATCGTCTGGTTCATGGTTCCGGGGGCGTACGCGTCCGGGTCGACCCAGACGTTGATCAGCGACGGCTTGCCCGACTCACGGGCGCGCCGGAGTGCCGGGCCGATGTCGGCGGGGTCGCGGACCTCCTCGCCGTAACCGCCCAGCATCTGGGCGAACTTGTCGTAGTGGACGTCGCCGAGGGTGTTGCCGACGCGCTCGCGCTCCAGGCCGTACTTGGCGGCCTGGCCGTAACGGATCTGGTTCATCGAGGAGTTGTTGCCGACGATGCCGACGAAGGGGAGGTCGTAGCGGACGAGGGTCTCGAAGTCCCAGCCGGTGAGGGAGAAGGCGCCGTCGCCGAAGAGGGCCACCACCTCCTTGTCGGGCCGCGCCTTCTTGGCGGCGAGTACGAAGGGGACGCCGACGCCGAGCGTGCCGAGGGGGCCCGGGTCCATCCAGTGCCCGGGTGACTTGGGCTGCACGACCTGACCGGAGAAGGTGACGATGTCGCCGCCGTCGCCGATGTAGATGGAGTTCTCGGTGAGGAAGTCGTTGATCTCGCTGACCAGCCGGTACGGGTGGATCGGCGAGGCGTCGGACCTCAGGCTGGGCAGCCGCTTCTCGATGGCGGTCTGCTCGGCGGCGCGCAGCTCGTCGAGCCACTCCTTGCGCCTCGACGCGCCCCCGTTGATGCGTCCGGAGGCTGCCTCGGTCACCGACTTCAGAACGAGGCCCGCGTCGCCGACGATCCCGAGGTCGATGTCGCGGTTCTTGCCGACGGTCCGGTAGTCGAGGTCGATCTGCACGACGGTCGCGTCCGGCGACAGCCGCTTGCCGTAGCCCATGCGGAAGTCGAAGGGCGTACCGACGATGACGATGACGTCGGCGTGGGAGAAGGCGTACCGGCGGGAGAGCTGGAAGTGGTGCGGGTCTCCGGGCGGCAGGGTGCCGCGCCCCGCGCCGTTCATGTACGCCGGGATGTTCAGCGTGCGCACCAGATCGATCGCGGACTCGGTTCCTCGCGTCGTCCACACCTGGCTGCCCAGCAGGATCGCGGGCTTCTCGGCGTGCACCAGCAGGTCGGCGAGCTTCTCGATGGCCTCGGGGTCGCCGGCCGAGCGGGTCGAGGCCCGGTAGGCCCCGGCCTTCGGTACCCGCGCCTTCTCCACCGGCACCTTGGCGTCCAGGACGTCACGCGGGATCTCCAGGAACGAGGGGCCGGGGGCGCCGTGGTAGCACTCGCGGAACGCCATCGACACCATGTCGGCGGCGCGGGCGGTGTCCGGTACGGTCGCCGCGAACTTGGTGATCGGGGTCATCATGTCGACGTGCGGCAGGTCCTGCAGGGACCCCATCTTGTGCTGGGTGTGCGCGCCCTGGCCGCCGATCAGCAGCATCGGGGACTCCGCGCGGAAGGCGTTGGCGACACCGGTCACGGCGTCGGTCGTACCGGGGCCGGCGGTGACGACCGCGCAGCCGGGCTTGCCGGTGATGCGGGCGTAGCCGTCGGCGGCGTGGGCGGCGACCTGCTCGTGGCGGACGTCGACGACCTCGATGCCCTCGTCGACGCAGCCGTCGTAGATGTCGATGATGTGGCCGCCGCACAAGGTGTAGATGACCTCCACACCCTCCGCTTTGAGTGCCTTCGCGACGAGGTGACCACCGGAAATGAGGTCCTGGCTGTTGCCGTCGGGCATGGCGAAGTCCTGTCCCTTCGTAGGGGTTTTCGTGGGGTCTTCGTGGGCTCTTCGTGGCGTCTTCGTACGGGTTGGAGCGCTCTCACGGTTGATTGCATACAGTCGACGAATACTGTATGAAGCTTGTTATCCCGCATCCGGTGGGTGGTGTCCAGGGGGCGTGCGGCACTTTTGAGTCAGGAGCCGGAATGGACCTTTTCGAGCACCAGGCAAGGGAACTCTTCGAGGAACACGGCATCGCGGTGCCACGGGCCGAGGTCACCGACTCGCCCAAGGAGGCCCGCGAGATCGCCCGCGGGCTGGGCGGACGCGTCGTCGTCAAGGCCCAGGTGAAGACCGGCGGACGCGGCAAGGCGGGCGGGGTGAAGCTCGCAGCCGACCCCGCCGCCACCGAACTGACGGCACGGCAGATCCTCGGCATGGACATCAAGGGCCACACCGTCCGCAAGGTGATGGTCGCCGAACCGGTCGCGATCGAGAGGGAGTTCTACGTCTCGTACGTCCTCGACCGCGCGGCCGGCCGCTTCCTCGCGATCGCCTCGGCCGAGGGCGGCATGGAGATCGAGGAGGTGGCGGCGACCAGGCCGGAGGCGGTGGCCCGGATCCCCGTCGACCCCGCCGAGGGCGTCACCTCGGCGAAGGCGGCCGAGATCGCCGAAGCGGCGGGCCTGCCCCCGCAGACCGTCGACGTTCTCATGCGGCTCTGGGAGGTACTGACCCGTGAGGACGCGCTCCTCGTCGAGGTGAACCCCCTCGTGCGAACCGAACAGGGGCAGATCCTCGCCCTCGACGGCAAGGTCACCCTCGACGACAACGCGAGCTTCCGGCAGAGCCGTTGGGGTGACGAGGGCCTCGCGCACGACGACCCGCTGGAGGCGGCCGCCGCCGCGAAGGGCCTCAACTACGTGAAGCTGGACGGCGAGGTCGGCGTCATCGGCAACGGCGCCGGACTCGTCATGTCCACCCTCGACGTGGTCGCGGGCTGCGGCGCCCGCCCCGCCGACTTCCTCGACATCGGCGGCGGTGCCTCCGCCCAGATCATGGCCGACGGCCTCTCCGTCATCCTCTCCGACCCGGCCGTGAAGTCCGTCCTCGTCAACGTCTTCGGCGGGATCACCGCCTGTGACGCGGTGGCGGACGGCATCGTGCGGGCCCTGGACAGCGTCCAGTTGACCAAACCGCTGGTCGTCCGCCTCGACGGCAACAACGCCGCACGCGGCCGGGCGATCCTCGACGCCCGCGACCACCCCCTCGTCCACCAGGCCACCACCATGGACGGCGCCGCGCGCCGCGCCGCCGACCTCGCCCACGCGAACTGAGGAGCCCGGACATGGCCATCTACCTCACCAAGGAGAGCAAGGTCCTCGTCCAGGGCATGACCGGCGGCGAGGGCATGAAGCACACCCGCCGCATGCTCGCGGCCGGCACGAACGTCGTCGGCGGCGTCAACCCCCGCAAGGCCGGCCGGACCGTCGACTTCGATGACCGTGCCGTTCCCGTCTTCGGCTCGGTCCACGAGGGCATCGAGGTCACCGGCGCCGACGTCACCGTCGTCTTCGTCCCGCCCGCCTTCGCCAAGGCGGCCGTCGTCGAGGCCGCCGACGCCGGCATCGGCCTCGCCGTGGTCATCACCGAGGGCATCCCCGTCCACGACTCCGTCGCCTTCACGGCGTACGCCCGGTCCAGGGGCACCCGGATCATCGGCCCCAACTGCCCCGGCCTGATCACCCCCGGCCAGTCCAACGCGGGCATCATCCCCGCCGACATCACCAAGCCCGGACGCATCGGCCTCGTCTCCAAGTCCGGCACCCTCACCTACCAACTCATGTACGAGCTCCGTGACATCGGGTTCTCCACCTGCGTCGGCATCGGCGGCGACCCCGTCGTCGGCACCACCCACATCGACTGCCTGGCCGCCTTCCAGGACGACCCGGACACCGAACTGATCGTCCTCATCGGCGAGATCGGCGGCGACGCCGAGGAACGGGCCGCCGCGTACGTCCGCGACCACGTCACCAAGCCCGTCGTCGGCTACATCGCCGGATTCACCGCCCCCGAGGGCAAGACGATGGGGCACGCGGGCGCGATCGTCTCCGGCTCCTCCGGCACGGCCCAGGCCAAGAAGGAGGCGCTGGAAGCGGTCGGGGTGAGGGTCGGCGGCACCCCCACCGAGACGGCCCGGCTCGTGCTCGCCGCCCTGGAGGACGAGGCCTGACCTCACTCCCCGCTGTTGTGTCCCCCGCCCCCGACTGTGCACCGAGAGCGGAGAAACCCATGGCACCACCCACAGCCACGCCCACCCTCACCCTCAAATCCGGCACGGCCTGGACCGACGCCTGGCAGCGGTGTCTCGCCGTCGCCCCCGAGGCCTTCCGGGACGACCGGGTCCTCAACCTCTGGAACCGCTCCTGGCAGGCCGACGGCCGGGCTCTGCCGGCCACCAGCCCCGTCGACGGCAGCCCCGTCGCGGGCCCGCCCCGACTGGACGGCGCCACCGCGCATCAGGCGGTGCGCGCCTCCCTCGACCAGCACCGGGCCTGGCGCCACGTCCCCCTCGCCGAACGCCGCGCCCGGGTCGCCGCCACGCTCGACGCCCTCACCCAGCACCGCGAACTGCTCGCTCTGCTCCTGGTCTGGGAGATCGGCAAACCCTGGCGGCTCGCGCAGGCCGACGTGGACCGGGCCATCGACGGCGTCCGCTGGTACGTCGACGGCATCGAGCCCATGGTCGAGGGGCGCGTCCCGCTCGACGGCCCGGTCTCCAACATCGCCAGCTGGAACTACCCGATGAGCGTGCTCGTGCACGCGATGCTGGTCCAGACACTGGCGGGCAACGCGGTCATCGCCAAGACCCCGACCGACGGCGGCGTCGCCTGCCTCACCCTGGCCGGCGCGCTCGCCGCCCGCGAGGGCCTCCCGGTCACCCTCGTCAGCGGCAGCGGAGGCGAACTGTCCAAGGCGCTGGTCCGCGCCCCCGAGATCGGCTGCGTCTCCTTCGTCGGCGGCCGCGACACCGGCGCCGCCGTGGCCACCGCCGTCGCCGACCTCGGCAAACGCCACGTACTGGAACAGGAGGGCCTGAACACCTGGGGCATCTGGAACCACACCGACTGGGACACCCTCACCGCCGTCATTCCCAAGCTCTTCGACTACGGCAAACAGCGCTGCACGGCGTACCCGCGCTTCGTCGTCCAGCGCGCACTGTTCGACGAGTTCCTGGCCGCGTACCTTCCGGCGGTCCGCACCCTCAGGGTCGGCCACCCGCTGGCCGTGGAGCACCCCGACGACCCGCACCCGAAGCTGGACTTCGGGCCCGTCATCAACGCGGCCAAGGCCAAGGAGCTGACCGACCAGGTCGCCGAGGCCGTCGACCGGGGCGCCGTACCGCTGCACCGGGGCCGGCTCGGCGACGCGCGCTTCCTGCCCGGCCAGGACACCGGCGCGTACGTCCAGCCCGTCACCCTGCTGGACCCGCCCCCGTCCTCCCCGCTCCACCACGCGGAACCCTTCGGCCCGGTCGACACGATCGTCCTGGTCGACACCGAGGCCGAACTGCTCGCTGCCATGAACGCCTCGAACGGCGCGCTCGTCGCCACTCTCTCCACCGACGACCACGCGACGTACGAGCGGCTGGCACCCCAGATCCGGGCGTTCAAGGTCGGCCACGGCACACCCCGCTCCCGCGGCGACCGCGACGAGCTCTTCGGCGGCTTCGGCGCGTCCTGGCGGGGCGCCTTCGTCGGCGGTGAGCTCCTCGTCAGGGCCGTCACGCGCGGCCCGGCGGGGGAGCGGCTGCCGGGCAACTTCCCCGACTACCACCTCATGCCGTCCGCCGCCTGACGTGGCCGGTTCGTGACCGTCCGCTCACCCCGGGTGAAGCCGTGCGGACCTGCTCGTCAGAGGCCCGCACGGCGCCGTCCGGAGCCCGGAAACGCAGGTGAAAGGCACCCCGAAACCTTGGTATTGTTGTCCATGTCGCCGCGGGGAACACCCCCGTCCAGGCGACAGACACCTAGTCCGGGTGGCGGAATGGCAGACGCGCTAGCTTGAGGTGCTAGTGCCCTTTATCGGGCGTGGGGGTTCAAGTCCCCCCTCGGACACATCTAGGGACGTTCACGAGATCGTCCCACATCTAGTAGGCGCATGGATGGTGCCGACCGGTTCTCGGTCGGCACCATCCTTTTTTTCATGTTCTCCATGGGGATGGGGCTGTGCCCCGGCCCTGGCTCACGGCGTGTACGGGGCGTCGCTGTGGTGGAGTTCGACCATGGCGGGTTCCGTCACCTGGTAGACGGCGGTTCGCCTGAGCGTCACCACGGCCGTCGGCTCGGAGTCGCCGCGGGTGAGGTAGACGACCGTCGCCTGCCTCACGGGCGCCGCGGAGACGTCGATCGAAACCACCGGCGTACGGTCGCCGAGCGAGACAGCGGCGGCCGGTACCGGGGTCCCGGCGTCGTTGCGCCATGTGACAAGGCCGTAGAACTTGCCCGTGCCCCCTGTGGTGACCTTGATGGCGCCCACGGCATCCGCCGCCGCGTCGCCTGTCATGTCACCGATGCCGCACTGCGGCTGCAGCTCGATCACCACACCGTCGCCTTCCCACCGTCCGTCCGTGAAGGCGACGGTGGTCCCCTCGGGGGCGTCGGGCAGCCGCATGGAGGAGTTCTGCAGCTCGGCGTTCCGCAGCTGATCGCAGGTCAGCGCACTTGCTGAGCCACTGCTGCCCGGCTTCTTCGACGTGTCCGGCGATGCCTTGGCCGATTCTTTTCCCTCGTCCTTGACCGCGTCGCTGTCGGGTTTCTTCGAGGAGGCGGGAGGCTTCGGAGGCTTCGATGCCGAAGCCTCCCCGCCGGTCCCCGTGTCTTGGCATCCCATCGCGGCCGACGCCACTACGAGGGTGGCGATCAACCGCGTTCCCCGTCTCGTCCATCTCCGGGTTCGATTCACCGCAGGTTCCCCCTTTTGTTCGATTCATAGAGCCTCAGGCACGGCCAACAGGGTCGAAGACGCGCCATTTTGCGCCACGGTTGCGGATGTCAGGCGGAATCGTCCCACGAGGTGGTTCGTACGGGTCAGGGGGTCAGGGGCGGCGCGGACGGACCTCACTCTCTCGCCCGTCGGCCACTTCAGCGGTACGTGCGGTGGGGCCGCCGAGCCGGTCGCACATCTGGAGTCGGCGGGGCACGCTGGAAGCAACCACTCGTGACGTGCGGGCGGGCCCGGTGCGGGGACGAGCCCCCGTGCCGGTGCAGGGGAAACAGGACGAGGTGACCACGCATGCTCCATGGGGTGGTGCCACCACTGCGGCGGATGTGCCGCTGCCCTCTCGGCCAGGAGGGGAGCGGCAGTCCTGTCCGGCCTTTCCGCCTGGTCGGACCGTCGGACCTGTAGAGCCCGTGGTGGAACCCAGGGAACCCAAGGGGCCGAGAGAACCCACTCCGAGTCCCCCGGGTGGCGGCCGGCCGGGCAGGCCCGGGAACAGGAGCCACCTCCGCGGCCGGGGGCACCGTTCGACGAGACTGCGCCACTTCCTCCACACCAGGGGCACCCGCGTATGGCGGCGCGGCAAGGAAGTGGAGCTGATGCACAGGGCCATGGGCTTCGCGGCGCTGGGCCTGGTGACGTTCGCCCCGCTGCTGATCGTGGTCGCGGCGGCCGCCCCCGTCCAGGAACGCGGCTTCGCCCTGTGGATCGTGGACGGCATGGGCCTGTCCGGGCGCCCCGCCGACGCCGTGCAAGACCTCTTCTCCGCACCCCGCAAGGTCCTGAGCACGATCAACGTCCTGAGCATGGTGCTGCTCGTGCTCTTCGGCGTGACGTTCGCGGGCAGTGTCCAGACCGGTTACGAGAAGGTCTGGGACCTGTCGGCCGGGCGCTGGCACACGGTTTGGCGACGCGCGGTGTGGCTCGTCGCGATGACGGCCTACCTCTTCGCCGAAGCGCAGAGCGGCGCCCTCCTGGGATCGGGACTCCTGCGCTCATCGGCCCGGGGCGTGCTGTCCGCGCTGCTCGGCGTGCTCTTCTTCTGGTGGGGACAGCGCTTCCTGCTCGGCGGCCGGATCTCCTGGCATGCCCTCCTGCCGGGCGCCATCGCCACGATCATGGGCCTCGGCGGCCTGCGCGTGTTCTCCTACCTGGTCTTCTCCCCTCTCATCGTGAGCAACGCGGCCTCGTACGGTGCGGTCGGCACCGTCCTGATCGTGACGTCCTGGCTCATCGGGGTCGGCTTCGTCGTCTTCGGCGGCGCCCTCGTCGGCCGCTATTGGTATCTCCACGAACCGCACCACATCCCGCATCCCCACAGCCGCTCCCGGAAGCACTGATAGCACCGCACCACCGCACCACCGCACCACCGCACCACCGCACCACCGCACCACCGCACCACCGCACCACCGCACCACCGCACCACCGAAGCGCCGAAGCGCCGAAGCGCCGCCGCGGTCGGCGGTGCCGAGGCACGCTTGTCGGGTGCCGTGGATCGGCCCGCTGAAAAAACGCGGTGCCCCACCCGCGTCCGCTTCCCTAGAATCGCCCCACATCGCGCGCCGCACGACACCGCGGCGCGCGCGTCGTGACGAGTGGACGCAGACCGATCGAGGGGAGCCCGGCCGTGTGTGACCGCACCGCTGTCGTCGTTCCCCGTTCCCTGTACGACGTGATCCTCGTGTCCTCGTCCGTCCGGTGCCCGCTGCGCGGCCGGTACCGGATCTCCGTGACGCACGTCTGACTTCGCACCCGGGTGCCCGCGGTGGAGCGACAGCTCCGGCCGTGCCGCGCCCCTGCCTCGCCGTCCGCGTCCCGCACGGAAATCGCGCTGTCCCGAAACAGCTCAGCTGAAAGGCCACGGGCCATGCGCAGCAACGTCGACAACCGCAACAACCGCAACAACCGCAACAACCGCAACAACCGCGACAACCGCGACAACCGCGGCAACCCCCTGACCGCCGTCCGCAACCTGGGCATCCTCGCCCACGTCGACGCCGGCAAGACCACCGTCACCGAGCGGTTCCTGTACGCCACCGGGACCACGCACAAGCGGGGCGAGGTCCACGACGGCACGACCGTCACCGACTTCGACCCGCAGGAGCGCGATCGCGGCATCACGATCTTCGCGGCGGCGGTGAGCTGCGCCTGGGACGGCCATCGCATCAACCTGATCGACACACCGGGCCACGTCGACTTCGCCGACGAGGTGGAACGGTCGCTGAGGGTGCTCGACGGCGCGATCGCGGTGTTCGACGCGGTCGCGGGCGTCGAGCCGCAGAGCGAGTCGGTGTGGCGGCAGGCCGACCGGCACGGCGTACCGCGCATCGCCTTCGTCAACAAGCTGGACCGGGCGGGCGCCGACCTCGACACGGCCGTCGAGTCGATCCGGCGACGGCTCCATCCGGCGCCGCTGGTGGTGCAGGTGCCGATCGGTACGGAGGACGGCTTCACCGGCGTCGTCGATCTGCTGCGCATGCGGGCCCTGGTCTGGGCGGACGGCGGCGACACGGCCGAGGAGGGGCCGGTGCCGGACGCCCTGCGCGAGGAGGCGGAGCGACGTCGACGGCGGCTGGAGGAGGCGGTGGCGGAACTGCATCCGACGGCGCTGGAGGAGTTCTGCGCGCGGTCCACGCTCTCCGCGCGGACGCTGGCCTCCGCGCTGCGCGACCTCACCCGCACCGGTGAGGGCGTGGTCGTGCTGTGCGGCTCGGCCTACCGCAACCGCGGCATCGAACCGCTGCTCGACGCGGTGGTGGCGTATCTGCCGTCGCCGTCGGACGTGCCGCCCGTACGCGGTACGCACGACGGTACGGAGCAGGAGCGGGCCGCCGACGCGCACGTGCCGTTCGCGGCCCTGGCGTTCAAGGTGAGCGCCACGGCCACGGGACGGCTGACCTACCTGAGGCTGTACTCGGGAACGATCCGGAAGGGGGACACCGTGCTGGACGCGGGCACACGGCGCACCGAGCGGATCGGCCGGATCCTGCGGGTCCGGGCCGACCGGCACGCCGAACTGGACCGGGCGGTGGCCGGGGACATCGTCGCGGTGGTCGGGCTGAAGTCCGCCCGCGCGGGGACCACCCTGTGCGCGCCGGCGGCGCCGCTGCTCCTCGAACCCCCGTCCGTCGCCGACCCGGTGGTGTCGGTGGCCGTCGAGGCACGCAGGAGCACCGACACCGACCGGCTCGCCACGGCCCTGGCGCGGCTGGCCGAGGAGGACCCCTCGCTGGTCGTGCGGACCGACCCCGAGACCGGTCAGACGCTGCTGTCCGGCATGGGCGAACTGCATCTGGAGGTGGCGGTGGAGAAGATCCGGCAGAGCCACGGGCTCGAAGTCGCCGTCGGCCGGCCTCGTGTGGCCTATCGCGAGACGGTCGTCCGCGGGGTGTCCGGTCTGGTCTTCCGGCACGTCAAACAGGACGGCGGGGCAGGGCAGTTCGCCCATGTCGTCCTCGACGTGGCACCCCTGGAGGCGGACGGCGACGGTGACGGCGGCGCCCCCACGGGCTTCGTCTTCCGCTCGACCGTCGTCGGCGGCCGGGTACCGCAGGAGTACGTCCGCGCGGTCGAGGCCGGCTGCCGTGACGCCCTCGCCGAGGGGCCCCTCGGCGGTCACCCGGTGACCGGGCTGGGCGTCACCCTGACCGACGGGGCGACCCACTCCAAGGACTCCTCGGAGATGGCGTTCCGTACGGCCGGGCGGCTCGCGCTCCGGGAGGCACTGCGCACCGGGGTGATGGGGCTCCTGGAGCCCGTCGCCGTTGTCACCGTCACCGTGCCCGCGGACGCCGTGGGCGGGGTGCTCGGCGATCTCGCGGCGCGCCGGGGCCGGGTCTCGGACTCCGCGCCCCGGGCGGGCTCGGTGGTGATCACCGCGACCGTGCCCCTGGCGGAGTTGTTCGGGTACGCGACCCGGCTGCGCAGCCGCACCCAGGGCCGGGGCACGTTCACCACCCGGCCCGCCGGGTACGCCCCGGCACCGGTGGCGATGGCCGGCGACCGGTAGGAGAACGCGACGGTGCCGCCCGTGCTCGGCACGGGCGGCACCGTCATCGTCCTCCGGCCGGAGGAATCGTTCCCATCAGGCCCAGGGGTTCACCGCCGTGAAGGAGCTGTCGGCGCGGAAGGTGTCCGTGGCCTGGTACTGGTCCACGCGCAGCTCGTAGTTGTAGTGGCGGAGGTAGCGGCCCGGGTAGTTGTACGACTCCAGGCGGACCGAGCCGGCGGCCGTGCCCGGCCGGGCGCAGTACGTGGCGTCCTTGTCGAACACGGTCGTGCCGTTGTCCGTGTCGAAGCGGACCCGGAAGTCCCAGTGCCGCAGATAGCGGCCGGCGGAGTCCCGGAAGGAGTAGCAGTTGGCGTCCGCGAGGCCGGGCACGACCGTGAAGGTCGCGCTCTGCTTGACGGCGGTGGTGCTGGAGGAGGTCACCGGGTCGACGTAGCCGAGGCTGTCCGAGCGGACCACGGCGTAGCGGCCCGTGTAGTTGACGGACTGGAGGGACCGGGTGGTGTTGGTCGGCAGGGTGACGCCGCCGGACACGGTCTCCTTGAGGACGGTCAGGTGGCGTACGAAGCCGGTGAGGCCCGGCAGTTCGGTCGGGGTCGACCAGGTGGCGAAGTTGTCGTAGCTGTCGCTGTACCAGTACTTCTGGTCGCCGTAGGCGTCGTAGTAGATCCGCCAGCCGCCATTGTCGAGCTGGACGAGCGCCGGGCCCTCCTTCCCGGAGCCGAAGCCGGCCCAGTTGCCGGTCTTCTGGAAGGTGTACGGGCCGGTGAGGCTGGAGGCGGTCGCGTACTCGATGTACTTCGTCGTCTCGTTCTTGGTGAACGCGTGGTAGGTGGAGCCGATCTTGACGATGAAGGTGTCGATGTAGTTCGGGCTGATGCCGGACAGCACGGTCGGCGCGGACCAGGCGGTGAGGGCGGAGTTGGTCGCCGTCAGCTTGTACGGCTTGAAGATCCACTCTCCGTCGGCCGCGACGGACGCGGACAGGATGATGTTGACGCTGCCGTTGGTGTCGACGAACCACTCGGGCGCCCAGGCGCGCTGCAGACCGCTGATCGGGACCGTGTAGTCATAAAGGAAGGTCCAGTTGAGGCGGTCCGTGGAGCGGGCGAAGCCGATCGTGGTGGAGAGCGCCGACCAGGTGCGGGTGGTGTAGGTGAGGTAGTAGTAGCCGTCCGTGTGCTTGAAGATGCTGGGGTCGCGGATCAGACCGGAGGGCGGGGTGTACGCGGGGCCCTTCCGGAGGGTGAACGCGGTCGCGTCCGGCGAGTCGTAGACGTACATGTTCGACTCGCTGCTGTTGGTGAACGCGGTCATGGTGTACCGCGTCGCCTGCCCCGCCGACGGGTGGGCGGCTCCGGCCGGGCCGGCGAGGGCGGTGGTGAGTCCCAGGAGGGCGGCCACCGAGGTGAGGAGGGCGAGGACCGCCCTGAGGGTTCTGTTCAACGCTCGTCCCATTTCTGCGTGAACTGCCCTGAGGCGTCGGATGTTGTTCGAAATTTCGGCTCTTGTGCGGAACTTCGGTCAGAAGATAAGAGCAGGTCATGGGCGCGTCAATGGATCGCACAGGATTGTGCGAGACGAGATTCCGGTTATCCGCCTCCCGGGCCGACGGCGTTGCCTCCGACCCGGTGTTTCCCCAGGTCATGACCGGTTTCCCGAGCGGCTCACAGGAGGGCAACAGGAAACCTGTCGACCCCGGTGAGCGGCGGGGGCAACTCTGATGACGACAGCACGCAGCAAGACCCACGACCAAGGGGGAACGATGCGCAAGCTCAAGGCGATGCGGACCGCGGCGGCACTGGCTCTGGCCGTCGGCACGATGACC from the Streptomyces sp. NBC_00310 genome contains:
- a CDS encoding ribonuclease BN, encoding MHRAMGFAALGLVTFAPLLIVVAAAAPVQERGFALWIVDGMGLSGRPADAVQDLFSAPRKVLSTINVLSMVLLVLFGVTFAGSVQTGYEKVWDLSAGRWHTVWRRAVWLVAMTAYLFAEAQSGALLGSGLLRSSARGVLSALLGVLFFWWGQRFLLGGRISWHALLPGAIATIMGLGGLRVFSYLVFSPLIVSNAASYGAVGTVLIVTSWLIGVGFVVFGGALVGRYWYLHEPHHIPHPHSRSRKH
- the fusA gene encoding elongation factor G — protein: MRSNVDNRNNRNNRNNRNNRDNRDNRGNPLTAVRNLGILAHVDAGKTTVTERFLYATGTTHKRGEVHDGTTVTDFDPQERDRGITIFAAAVSCAWDGHRINLIDTPGHVDFADEVERSLRVLDGAIAVFDAVAGVEPQSESVWRQADRHGVPRIAFVNKLDRAGADLDTAVESIRRRLHPAPLVVQVPIGTEDGFTGVVDLLRMRALVWADGGDTAEEGPVPDALREEAERRRRRLEEAVAELHPTALEEFCARSTLSARTLASALRDLTRTGEGVVVLCGSAYRNRGIEPLLDAVVAYLPSPSDVPPVRGTHDGTEQERAADAHVPFAALAFKVSATATGRLTYLRLYSGTIRKGDTVLDAGTRRTERIGRILRVRADRHAELDRAVAGDIVAVVGLKSARAGTTLCAPAAPLLLEPPSVADPVVSVAVEARRSTDTDRLATALARLAEEDPSLVVRTDPETGQTLLSGMGELHLEVAVEKIRQSHGLEVAVGRPRVAYRETVVRGVSGLVFRHVKQDGGAGQFAHVVLDVAPLEADGDGDGGAPTGFVFRSTVVGGRVPQEYVRAVEAGCRDALAEGPLGGHPVTGLGVTLTDGATHSKDSSEMAFRTAGRLALREALRTGVMGLLEPVAVVTVTVPADAVGGVLGDLAARRGRVSDSAPRAGSVVITATVPLAELFGYATRLRSRTQGRGTFTTRPAGYAPAPVAMAGDR
- a CDS encoding glycoside hydrolase family 43 protein is translated as MNRTLRAVLALLTSVAALLGLTTALAGPAGAAHPSAGQATRYTMTAFTNSSESNMYVYDSPDATAFTLRKGPAYTPPSGLIRDPSIFKHTDGYYYLTYTTRTWSALSTTIGFARSTDRLNWTFLYDYTVPISGLQRAWAPEWFVDTNGSVNIILSASVAADGEWIFKPYKLTATNSALTAWSAPTVLSGISPNYIDTFIVKIGSTYHAFTKNETTKYIEYATASSLTGPYTFQKTGNWAGFGSGKEGPALVQLDNGGWRIYYDAYGDQKYWYSDSYDNFATWSTPTELPGLTGFVRHLTVLKETVSGGVTLPTNTTRSLQSVNYTGRYAVVRSDSLGYVDPVTSSSTTAVKQSATFTVVPGLADANCYSFRDSAGRYLRHWDFRVRFDTDNGTTVFDKDATYCARPGTAAGSVRLESYNYPGRYLRHYNYELRVDQYQATDTFRADSSFTAVNPWA